From Caballeronia insecticola, a single genomic window includes:
- a CDS encoding VOC family protein: MPIKIREIDHVVIRCADLDNMVHFYRDVLACPIEKEQLDLGLVQMRAGRSLIDLLAIGGKIDRPDSGPPGAGRNMDHLCVRVEPFDAHALRAHLEKHGARIGEEAQRYGAEGFGPSLYLFDPEGNMIELKGAPEA; the protein is encoded by the coding sequence ATGCCCATCAAAATCCGCGAAATCGATCACGTCGTGATCCGCTGCGCCGATCTCGACAACATGGTGCATTTCTACCGCGACGTACTAGCCTGTCCAATCGAGAAAGAACAACTCGACCTCGGTCTCGTGCAGATGCGCGCGGGCCGCTCGCTGATCGACTTGCTGGCCATCGGCGGAAAAATCGATCGCCCGGACAGTGGCCCGCCCGGCGCGGGCCGCAACATGGACCACTTGTGCGTGCGCGTCGAACCGTTCGACGCCCATGCATTACGCGCGCATCTCGAAAAGCATGGCGCGCGCATCGGCGAAGAGGCGCAACGCTACGGCGCTGAAGGCTTCGGCCCTTCGCTCTATCTATTCGACCCGGAAGGCAACATGATCGAGCTCAAAGGAGCGCCCGAAGCGTGA
- a CDS encoding YaeQ family protein, translating to MALKSTIYKADLQIADMDRHYYGDHSLTIARHPSETDERMMMRVAAFGLFADERLEFCKGLSDTDEPDLWQKDLTGQIQTWIDVGQPDERRISKASGRSDRVIVIAYAGRTADIWWQGVKGKVERLQNVTVWSVADGVADALGKLAERTMRLQLMVQDGDVSLSSEKVDAVAIRWNVLKAGAA from the coding sequence ATGGCTCTTAAATCAACGATTTACAAGGCAGACCTGCAGATTGCCGACATGGATCGCCACTACTACGGCGATCATTCCCTGACTATCGCGCGCCATCCGTCCGAGACGGACGAGCGGATGATGATGCGCGTCGCCGCGTTCGGCCTTTTCGCCGATGAGCGCCTGGAGTTCTGCAAGGGACTGTCGGACACCGACGAGCCGGACCTCTGGCAGAAGGATCTCACGGGGCAAATTCAGACGTGGATCGACGTAGGCCAGCCCGACGAGCGGCGCATCTCGAAGGCGAGCGGCCGCTCGGACCGCGTGATCGTGATCGCGTATGCAGGCAGGACGGCGGACATCTGGTGGCAGGGCGTGAAGGGTAAGGTCGAGCGACTGCAGAACGTGACGGTCTGGTCGGTCGCGGATGGCGTCGCCGATGCGCTCGGCAAGCTGGCCGAACGGACGATGCGCTTGCAACTGATGGTGCAGGACGGCGATGTCTCGTTGAGCAGCGAAAAGGTCGATGCCGTCGCGATACGCTGGAACGTGCTGAAGGCCGGCGCGGCCTGA